TCTTGTCTAACAATAGTATGGCGTATTCGGCAGATCCAGGGAATCAGACTGGCATTGTATGGtgccaaatattttcactaatgaTAATTGGTACAAAGCATAAGAGGGTGATAGTGTAAATTATTTGGGAAAAGATTCAGTAATTTGGTGTTttattccggaataaaagtGTTGCTATATACTTTTTCCGGTATAAACAGTATGACATACCTATTATATTAATCCAAGAGTCAATCAGTCAATccgtatgttttgtttttttttttctactttctCGGTCCTactgcatttgatggtaaaCGGAGTGGGTTCCAAACAGTGTTGGGTGAGGAGAGATCCATTACCAGTCgcgacaattatgccggcccaaTTGAACTCGATATATACAGGATCTTAATTGGTTTACGTGTGATTTACTTTCACATTAAAATAGATTCCCGAGAAGAAAAAGGCAAATATGTATCTACGTATTTTTCAACTAACTTCATTATTTTGCAATGATTGATTGATCTGAAAATGggcattgtttaaaaagaatatagtcagtttaaacattaaatatttttacctttaataaaattttataaagctgTACCTTTGAGGGCACTTAGGTGCtcaaattcttaaaaaaaaatctcaaaattcATCTAAAACATCAAAGTAATATATAAGTTATTGGCAATTTAATCTTGATGCTTGAAGTACCTAATTCTTGAGTTTTCAAGAAAATCCCTTAAAAGTGAAAatcaatcaattaatttattttagagtattattaaaaacatagctcataaaatattaagtccAGAAATCAAATCGCAAAGGCATTTATTTCAGTTGGGGTACAGTTACAtcgaaaatgtttaaaattataatattttttttactattaccTTGTAATTTAAcgtagttaattttaaatttagacttGGTATTTGAGTTTAACAGATCtatattgacttatttttaaaaaaaggttaACCAAATAATGAGAAGTATTTACATCACGACTTGGATCGGAAACGACATTTGTGCGAATGATGTCAACTTCAGTTCATTCAACGCTCTCACTCGACACTCGCGcccaatatttgttttgtttttgtcatatatttattttctgccAAACATCGACCTTGTGACATAACACATGTATAGGAACAATGAGTTTTGCGTAAAACAGTATAACGTAGGTTTAGAAACATGATCCATTGGCAAGTATTAAGGCGTGTTCACGTTTCTCTCAAAATAAACTGTCTGAAAGCTTTAAAATCAGACTCGCTTACATACGTCTTTAGTTTCAACTACTTtggatttttaattatgttaaaactaGACTTTATGAAAATATCCTCATTTTTAGTAGCTGGATGAGTCAATCGATCAGCCTGACAAGATAAATCTTGCTGAGattcatcttttttttatacgagcacgggATAGTGgcggccatagcctagttgggtgtggaacggactgccgagacgaatgtccgcaggtttaaatcccaagggcacacacttctgacttttctaaaaaatcatgtgtattctttgtgaatttatcgttcgctttaacggtgaaggaaaacatcgtgaggaaaccttgcacatctgagaagttctctataggaatttcgaaggtgtgtgaagtcttccaatccgcaccaggccagtgttgtggactaaggcctaatccctctcagtagtagaggaggcccgtgctcagcagtgggcaagtatataatacagggctgatattattatattattattatcgagCACGGGAAATTGACctcaatgcacctgatggtaagtggagtgcggttCAGTAagtagaatttcgactgacgacaTATacttacctctcggcagtcgatacaagtatgctggcctgttggatccGGACCCACTATGGccgattttaacaccttgcctATGGCGGTTGCTATcaaggcagatataaaatatatcctaccaccagtgtcTTACTAAATGTAAACATTCTTGGAAATGTTTAAATGTTAGAAGTTAATGCAGACACCATTGAATGGATTGTGATGAAGTTGGCAAGCAGACAAAGACGCGGAATAACACAATAGGGGCTATTTTTATGCTTGAAAATAcactgtataaaattaattataaatcctactaatattataaatgcgaaagtttgtgaggatggatgtatggatatatgtttgttcctctttcacgaaaaaactactgaacggatttggatgaaacttttcagtaatattggttatacataaaaataacacataagtaacaatttataataattttgtgtaatttggtcataatataacgatacatatcaagtcagTCGGAAGAAAATGATCCTGGAAAATTCCtcaacgcgggcgaagccgcgagcaaaagctagtaaataatgttatgaaaacaCCGAAATATAGAGTACATAAGGAACTGGtgtaaactaaaacaaaatgaCAAAAGCATCAAATCAAACAAATTGCGTACTTGactaaaaatgtttgaaatcgTTTTATAGTTTCCTTTAGCCTTGctataactaaaatttattgCTATCGGCATTAAATTCTTCCGGTAGTTGCGAATTTTATGTGTGGTTATACAAAACCAGACGATTTGATGATCaaagaagttataaaaaaatgttcattacAGAAATAATCGACATTGATTTTTACTGAATACAGTGAAAAATTGCTAAAAAATTCCAGACTTAGTGAATAGAAAAATGCCgaaaatatacctaaaatacCTACATCGCCATAACACAGGATGGTTTTCTAAGAAATAATTCACTTCTTTTTGAAAGATAACTAAATACTTATTCGACGTTGACGACTTGGCACACGAAATAAATGGCAATTCTATCAAGAAAATTGGAATGTCTTTTCAAATTTTACAATTAGTCaacatttaacaaattgttCGTAATTTTGACAATTAGTTTATTAGCGCAACCTTGCCTAAAATCGGACGTTGGCCCCCGATGAACGGTTCATTTCACTAGAATAATGAATACTCGCTGGCATTAAGTAAGTCTTATGTATAGAAGTTAGCTCTaaaattattgctaaaataattatattatctagtTTTCATTGCCgataaatgttgaaataaaactattttgcagatttcatcgcggtttttatactatatttttttctcgaccattcgaagactgcagccttcgatcgctgtgagctcattctgcgtagatcggagcGTCAacaacttaatttaaaaaacaaaattgtataattgtataatgtatgacatctgagaagttctctataggaatttcgaaggtgtgtgaagtctaccaatccgcactaggccagcgtggtggactaaggtctaatccctctcagtagtagaggaagcccgtgctcggcagtgagcaagtatacaatacagggctgattttattattattatataatgtatgtagatattgtaactttcacttttCGGTTGACCAACAccgtccaccccgtgaccacgaatgctgcaaagtcttcgaaacgtcggaagaaaatgataatataaaccCGCAATAAAAACcacataatagttttatttcaatgtctaacattcgcgtaaacataagaaatcattatgccgATAAATGCTTCATGGTAGCAGATTCGTCCGGGTTGTACCATATTTGATATTCGATGATAGaaataacgaaatataaacaAGAACTACCCGTTTTCCAATAgtctttatacatatttgatatAATTGTCGAATCGCAATGGAAAGAAGTTATTCCGTACTTTCATTTAATTCCGATATTGCTAGCAAAATTCTACAACTAATATCTAATTAAAAGAATCTGTATCTGCCACAACATACGACTGCATCTTAAACAGCGACTAAAGTTGCCATCTTGAACGTACATTACACACTTCCTATTCAGTTGAAAATAATGTATGTACACAAACGCAATGTAGTTTGGTACGCGCtgtattttacatttcaaaataattagcTCAAAAGCAACCAGTGATAGTGCGGTGCAATCCTGAAGGGCAGACAACATCCTAAGATCAATCATCAATACTGGGTGCCCAGGGATATCCTTGGTACTGCGAGTACAGGTGAGTGGTAGATTCAATTCACACCATTACCATCTATTGTAGGTCTGGCCGATTTccaaaacaaaagttttatgaCAAATACTTTGTTAAACTTTTCCTTCTCGTATGttcagtatttattataatatatgcgaGTGGAATATGATATAGCACctctcataatattataataattgcgaAAATTAGTGATAATGTTTGGATTGATAGAAGTTAAAGGAGAAACTGCTCAAGtgatttggatgatatttagcATAAGTACATATCCCTACTCAATATATTTGATGCTTCTTTTTACCCTAGAAACAAAGTTCTAGGATAACTAACCTATAGATGAACGTCTGAcaggaaaattatataatagaacttttatttcttaaaaagttTCCACGCCGGCGGAGCTCAAAGCAATATCTATGTAGATAagcgtttattttatatatttactggCTTGTGCTTGCGGCTTTGCTTGCGTGTAAAAGTTTTTTCAGGTTAAAAATCCCTCTATACGTTTTTTAGAGATAATAACAAGCTTATGATCAttccagagtctcaaactatccTCATATGAAATTTTGTCGAAATCCGTTCTGTTGTTTctgaatttattgtattaatacaaacagacagacgcgAGGGATTGTATAATAAGTAAGCATTTATGGCTTACCGTGAACAATTCACCAAATGATATGACCTTCGTCGCGTCTTTGAGTTCAGGTGGAAGGAGGCTCTTACACGGTGACTTTCCATACTCGTTGATAATTTCACACAGTTCCTTCATTTCTGTGCATACTCTGGCTTGAGCCTCTGCCCCTCGGTACTCCGTCTTCGACCCAGGTATAGGTCTAAAACaggagaaatttattttattaattaaccagcgacccgccccggctacgcacgggtgcaatgctgatactaaataaactacagaaaaactgtgaacgttgtatataaaaacatagcggcctgCTCTGGCTTCGcccgggtataacataacaaaataacagtatttctccactatttaatggatgctatacatataaaccttcatCTTgcatcactctatctattaaaaaaaacgcatcaaaatccgttatagttttaaagatttaagcatacaaagggacatagggacagagacagcgactttgttttatactatgtagtgatgaaaCACGCCTAGCCATTTCGGATACGATGGTCAGTTTTAAGGAAGATTGTATCGTGTATATGTATGTgaacaatacacaggtgcactctttgtttcttcactctcatagtccagcgagacggcaatccgacatgaccagggAAAGATCAAAGAgaccaacggttttacgtgctttctaaACCACAGAGCTAgcacaccgccaacttcttgacATTGAGCTGtgatttagtaatttttaatataaaaaatctcagctacaattatttttggcccggcccgggattcgaacccaggactccAGCGCGGGAGTCATACTCGTACTgtatacgcattacaactacgccgtCAAAGCAGTCTAGgggaattttattacaatatttcttaCAACGGCAAAGTGACTGACGTCTCTTCAAAATAAATCCAACGAAAATGCGACTAAAGGATTTTCCATCCAAAGATACCTAGCACAATAATGCCGGCATACCTAAAATTGGTATTTAATGTAAAGTTCTCAATTTTAGATTATTAACTATAATCCAATTTTGAGAGTTTTCGCGAATTCATTGATTTTggaatctttatatattattaatacagaatTTAACTTTGCAGAATATGGACTCGAGTACTTGGGCCCTCTAACAAATATGATATCTACTTATCCTTTATAAAATGAAACTCTATCAATAGGTTTATGTAATAGGTTTCACATTAATTTAGGAGAGATAACGATCGATTTCtgattattatcatttacaaGCCAtcttatattgatatttaccGTCCCGTctagttatttatattcattattaaatttctaaaatctaaaatatattacttacttgCCGTATTCATCTTTTGAGAATGTGGGTTTGTGGTTTTTGTCGAAGTGTCCACTGAATGCCGTTACTTTCTGTAGCTCGCTGTGTGTCTGTGCTTTTGTGTCGAATGCTGATATCAAGTCTGTTAGAGACGAACTctgtgaacaaaaaatataatatttaataaaatactgagAGACGTGGCTTAACTGCATCGTCACAATGACATGGGTGACGTGATCAGTCgtgagaaaaaaaagaaaacgggCGCGAAACTGAACCGGCCAGCGCGCGGACCACTGCGTCGGTGATACACTTTGGTTGCATTTTTCTTTGGATAGGACGGACTTTTATATTCGTTGGCTGTTGCATTTTTTCTAgctatatttctatatttttactcttttgcttatttgttagctcattagaataaaattgttgtctttttgtaattaagttATTGTCATaagttctaaatattattttaattcttagtGTTGATTTTCAAACATTTACCTACATGTTAAAACCCTAAATATTTCGTATagatacagggtcattttgacgttgcgttaataaatgaaatctcaCTCGGCTTCACCTCtgctataaataaaagaatatccatgagtaacgaatattttttccaCAAATCCCAGTTTTTatttcctgttttttttttttttttcaattattgtctAGTGtgaatatgacgtgtgcgtcAGTGCATTGAATTCTCTTTAGAGAATTcattgcagcggcaacatcacattttcaaTCAGAAATGTCTTGTCATTAAGGCGTGTaagatttaaattactttttattggtctttattttgttcgaaacttgaacttctttattttacatttacggttcgAGTATACTGTATAATgatattttcaagaagataagtatgtggtataTTTCTCTTTGTAGAGGAGGGCAGATTTGACACATGCAATCTAGTTCGAGTAACTTTtttgttaagtgttattttcaagaaaaaaagtatttagtatCCTTTTTACAGAGGATCGTAGGTTTATAATGTGCACATTTCGCCAGCTGCGTCAGATACGATATAGTCGCTGTGGAAATCATCAATAATTCCAGTCTTCGATAACACaggaaaaaataacattaatctaCTCGACCTGGAGATCGTACTAGAAACCTCTGCAATACCGTTGTATCACTGCACCCCGCCGCCGAGGCAGTCAcgagttaaaataaatttcaatatcaatataaatctAAAGGGTCCATTTACATAAAGTTTTCAGGTCTAAAACCACCTTAGTTATAAACTTAATTAACAAGACAAGcatgaatttaatttcaatttatgttataaatgacTTCATTAAGGCAGTGTTACTGGAGGCATGGTGATGGGTCGACCTGGACGAAATTAActagatttatttatgaaaataatgttaacCATGGTTAACAGCCTTTTTTTTACGCAGGATAAAATACATTAACGCTACCACCActggggggtgagtggaacggttatttatattttattttcatttatttggaaaacttaCAGCTGAGCGATACAATATGAATTcacaatcaaaaaaaaaaacgaagccAATTACAAGTTCTCACAATTAGGATGTTATATGTTGTTATGGTTGTTATATGTTGGTTTTACCGTTCTTACAGCCCAATGGTGACAATCGTGAGAATAGCATCGTGTGAgtgagcattggaccgagtctcTTACCCCTGTAGACCCTACACTAGCTTACCAACCAAAATCCGCGGTAGCTTTCTTCAGCGTACACGAGACGGCCTTGTGTATCTTATCTCGGCTGCCATTTATGCTGATACTAAGCGTATTCGTCTTTTGTGcaaagcaatatcgactttatattctttattcgtTATAAAACGATGAtgcaataataaagtaaattaaatgcgaggattttattgtaattatttatattggataaaaataaatgaatgaacagAAATATTAAGCTGTTTCGTTACATTGTTCCTTACAAGAGTTGAGTGGTACCTATtgcataaaattcaatataatttattaagtctGCTCTAATAATGACAACGtatgtgaaataataaaactaggCCTATGTTATACTTTGACACACCCGTCAAGTGGTTTTTTGCGGAAAACTATACATGAGTTCATaacttacattaataaatttcgATATGAGCAaaatttatcttaaattttattgatcgtaaatattttgtctcataaaaatatat
This genomic stretch from Manduca sexta isolate Smith_Timp_Sample1 chromosome 8, JHU_Msex_v1.0, whole genome shotgun sequence harbors:
- the LOC115440115 gene encoding actin-binding Rho-activating protein (The sequence of the model RefSeq protein was modified relative to this genomic sequence to represent the inferred CDS: added 114 bases not found in genome assembly), which encodes MSGNFLTIPGDDPIQRRSRSSSLTDLISAFDTKAQTHSELQKVTAFSGHFDKNHKPTFSKDEYGKPIPGSKTEYRGAEAQARVCTEMKELCEIINEYGKSPCKSLLPPELKDATKVISFGELFTIYTVISDKLVGILLRTRKHQLTFFEGEVLFQKRDDDVPVFLMQPIEDIRAYCDNKALQARRSVSPMPN